The segment TGTCTAAAAAACACCCTGTACCTGAAGGCCATCCCCTTCCGTTACATTAAGTTCGGGGCTTTCACCCGATGCCCAAGCAGAGAGATGGCCTGAGGATGCACGCTGTGCTTTAGGGCCGCTGCCAGCCGGCCTCTAGCAACTGCAGAGACGAGGCAATGGTAGCAGTAAAGCGTTCGCTGGAAACACGCCCCCGCAAGGCCCGCATTTCCAGGTGCAGCAGGGCTCCAGAGCGCACATCAGCCACTACCAGGAAGTACTGGTCGGCCCTACGGCCATCCAGGTAGCCCATCAGCCCAAAGTAGGGTGTGTCATAGTGCTGAGCCAGCTGGCAGTAGTCGGGGCCAATCTGAGGCGGGTAGCTAAGCAACACCGCGGTAGAAGCACCCCGCCGGGTAGCCCGTGCATAGCGAGATGGGTCCTGCTGGGCCATGGCGCGCACGATGGCGTGCTCCAGCGGAGCTACATCGGAAAAATACAGGCTACCCACCTGGCCGATGTGATCGTGGTCGAGGGTCTGCACCTGAACGCTGGCACGCGCTGCCAGGCCGGCGATAGCCTGTGCAAAGCCCTCGCGCGCCTTTCGCTCGGTCTCCAAGATGAGATTCATCTGGGCTTCGGTCTGTGCTTCCTGCTCCAGCTGCGCCAGGCTCTCGTTGATAAAGACCGGGTCTAGCAGCACCAGTTTTTTCACCGAATAGTCCGGGTGGGGATACTTCTGCACCAGTAGGCGCTGGCTAGGCCCACAGCCTACCAGCAGGGCTAGGCCTACCAGCAGCATGCTAGGGTGCAAAGATGGGCGTAAATTCATTGTAGGGGCTGTAAGGAAATTTTTCTTTGAACGCTTGGATGGGTTGTGTGCTGCGCTGGTGCTGTGCCTGTGCCCAGGCAGCAGCAAAGTGCAGCTGCTCGGCCCCTGGGTACAGTGCCGCGTAGTGCAGCGCATAGCCGTGGGCTGCCTGCGCCAGCTGGCTGGCCGTACTTAGCCGCAGGCTATGCAGGTAGCGGTTGTAAGCGTCGGTATATTGAGCCTGGGGGGCAGGTACCACCCTGCCATAGGTGGCCGTGCCCAGCAGGCAGTAGTGGTGCAGCTGCATAAGGTTCAGCACCACCAGGGCATGCAGGAACGGCTCGCCTGGCTGCTGCCTGGCCAGCTGTAGCACTTCGTACAGGCTGCGTCCGTAGTCGCCATGCCGGTAGTGGGTATAGGCACTCGCGTAGCGAGCCCAGCGTACAATGCCTGCATGGCGCGCATCCACAACGGGACTGAGGGTTGTGTCGGGCACGGAGCCAACCAGCAGGGCATTTAGCTGCTGCAGGCGCAGGGGGATGGCAGGGTGCGTAGCCAGCGAGTCGGCAGTGAGCGGCACACCCAGCTGCTGCAGGGTGTCTATCAGGGCTGCCTCTTTATCCGGGCCTGCAGCAGGCGGCCTGTAGGCAGTGGGGTCGTGTGGCCAGCTGTATTCGTCCGTACTCAGTGCCACGTGTAGGTCCAGGCGGGTGGGATAGGCGTCCGCATCACAGGTCTCCAGGCGGGCCAGGGCTGTAGCAGCTGCCTGCGCCGGGTAGCCCGTCTTTCGGTACAGTGCCAGACCCAGCGAGTCGGCCTGTAGTTCGGCTTCGCGGCTGTGGCGATAGGCTTCCAGCAGGGCACGCAGGGCTTTCTGCTCCAGGGTATACTGCAGCATGGGTAGGGAGTTTCTTACTTCACGTCGCGACTTACCCGCCACCAGGCTACGCGCATCGCGTGCAAGGCGCTGCTGGGCATGCAGCTGGTGCTGCAGCTGCACCAGGCCGTGGCGTAGCCGCTGGTGGGCTAGCTCGTGGCACAGCACGTAGGCCACCTCCGCCTCCGATGCCAGCCGGCTCAGCAGCCCCATGTTCAGGAAGGTAGTATACTCATTCCAGTTTACCGCGTTGGGTACCGTGTAGCGGGTAAGGAATACGCGGTTCTTGGGCGATAGCTCGGCATTGGCAGCCAGTATGCGGGCAAAGATGCCTGCCACATACCGGCTAAGCGTATCGCCAAACAAGATATCACCCGACAGGAAAGCCTCTTGCAAGGCCTGGTCTCGCTGCAGGTTATAGCTATACAGCTGCAGGCGGTTCAGGTCTCGGTAGTGGTCCAGCATCTGTAGCTGTCGCTCGGCACGCACCTCGGGTGCCAGCATCATGCGCTCGGGCACCGGGCCCTGCTGTCGCATCGGGTGATAGGCCGTATCGGGCTGGGCCTGTAGGCGTATACCCGACAGCCCCAGTAGTAGGGCCAGCGTCAAAACGGATTTAATAAGCCGTGTCATAGTTCAAATATAGCCCCTTTACACCGATAGCATGAGGCGCAGGGCATCGGCTACCGATCGGTCATTCTTCAGTTTCGGAAACTTATTCTGCCCGCCCAGCTTGCCCTGCTGCTTCATGTAGGCACGGCAGGCCCCATCGGGGAGCACATAAACGGCGGCGGGGGCTAGCATATGGCCAGCCCGTAGGTCTTCGTAGTAAGGGTTCTGCTGGCGCATTTTCTCATCCAGCCGCTGGGCAAAGGCATCCAGCGAGGCGGGGCGCTGGCTAAACTCGATGTACCACTCATGCCGGCTACCCTGCTCGGCCACATACGGGGCCACGGTATATTCGGCCACCTGGCCCCCCGCAGCCTGCACTGCGTATTGCAGGGCGGCAGACACCTCCTCCTCTATCACATGCTCACCAAAAGCCGACAAAAAGTGCTTCACCCTGCCCGTTACCTTCAACCTGTAAGGGGCTGTGCTCACAAACTTTACCACATCGCCAATGACGTACGACCACAGGCCTGCGTTCGTAGTGAGCACGATCGCGTATTGCTCACCCAGCTGCACCTCCCACAGGGGTAGCCTGCGGGGGTTTTCGTGGTAGTATTCTGCCAGGGGTACAAACTCGAAGAAGATGCCATAGTCCAGCATCAGCAGCAGGGCATCCACACTGGGGTCCTCCTGGATGGCGATAAAGCCCTCGCTGGCCGGATAGGTTTCCACCGTGTCTTGCAGGCGGCCAAAGGCAGCCTGAATAAGGGGGCGATAGGGGGTATAGTCTACCCCCCCCTGCACAAATACATCGAGCTTGGGCCACAGCTCGGCGGGCTTCTTGCCTGTTTCGGCTTCTACCCGCTCATAAAACATCTGCACCCAGGGGGGTATGCCACTAATCAGGCGCAGGTCCTGGCTGCGAGTCTCGCGGATGATGGCTGCCAACTTAGCCTCCCAGTCTTCGATGCAGTTGGTATCAAACGTAGGTACCCGGTTTCGCTGCAGGTAGGCAGGCACAAAGTGCTGGGCAATGCCACTGAGCCGCCCTACGGGGATGCCCGCCACGTTTCGCTCCAGGGCGGGGCTACCACTCAGGAAGATCATCTTGCCGTCCAGAAAATGCGCGTTGCCGGTGTGGTAGATGTAGCACAGCAGGGCATCCTTTGCCCCGCGCACTTGTGCCTGCATCATCTCTCGGGTCAGGGGGATGTGCTTGGCCCCGCTGGTGGTGCCGCTGGTTTTGGCAAAGTAGAGCGGTCGGCCAGGCCACAGCACATCAGGCTGGCCGGCATAGGCACGGTCTATATAGGGCTGAAAGGCTTCGTACTCGCGTAGTGGCACCCGCTGGCGATAGGTTTCGTAATCGCGGAATGCCCCAAAACCGTACGCTTGGCCAAACTGGGTAAGGGCAGCCCGCTCCAGGTGACGGGCTAGCAGCTGGCGCTGGTGGGCCTCCGGCTCAGCAGCCATGCGGTGTATCTGAGCCACCCGCTGGCGAGCTAGCAGCTTGGCAATGGCAGTCTTGACAGACATAGCAAAAACAGGTTTAGAAACACAAAAAACAGCCCAAAGGTACTGAAATGCGCATACAGGCGGGTAGCGTGCCCGGCCGGGGCAGCCATACCACACAGCTGTGTA is part of the Bacteroidota bacterium genome and harbors:
- a CDS encoding M48 family metalloprotease; this translates as MTRLIKSVLTLALLLGLSGIRLQAQPDTAYHPMRQQGPVPERMMLAPEVRAERQLQMLDHYRDLNRLQLYSYNLQRDQALQEAFLSGDILFGDTLSRYVAGIFARILAANAELSPKNRVFLTRYTVPNAVNWNEYTTFLNMGLLSRLASEAEVAYVLCHELAHQRLRHGLVQLQHQLHAQQRLARDARSLVAGKSRREVRNSLPMLQYTLEQKALRALLEAYRHSREAELQADSLGLALYRKTGYPAQAAATALARLETCDADAYPTRLDLHVALSTDEYSWPHDPTAYRPPAAGPDKEAALIDTLQQLGVPLTADSLATHPAIPLRLQQLNALLVGSVPDTTLSPVVDARHAGIVRWARYASAYTHYRHGDYGRSLYEVLQLARQQPGEPFLHALVVLNLMQLHHYCLLGTATYGRVVPAPQAQYTDAYNRYLHSLRLSTASQLAQAAHGYALHYAALYPGAEQLHFAAAWAQAQHQRSTQPIQAFKEKFPYSPYNEFTPIFAP
- a CDS encoding GH3 auxin-responsive promoter family protein — translated: MSVKTAIAKLLARQRVAQIHRMAAEPEAHQRQLLARHLERAALTQFGQAYGFGAFRDYETYRQRVPLREYEAFQPYIDRAYAGQPDVLWPGRPLYFAKTSGTTSGAKHIPLTREMMQAQVRGAKDALLCYIYHTGNAHFLDGKMIFLSGSPALERNVAGIPVGRLSGIAQHFVPAYLQRNRVPTFDTNCIEDWEAKLAAIIRETRSQDLRLISGIPPWVQMFYERVEAETGKKPAELWPKLDVFVQGGVDYTPYRPLIQAAFGRLQDTVETYPASEGFIAIQEDPSVDALLLMLDYGIFFEFVPLAEYYHENPRRLPLWEVQLGEQYAIVLTTNAGLWSYVIGDVVKFVSTAPYRLKVTGRVKHFLSAFGEHVIEEEVSAALQYAVQAAGGQVAEYTVAPYVAEQGSRHEWYIEFSQRPASLDAFAQRLDEKMRQQNPYYEDLRAGHMLAPAAVYVLPDGACRAYMKQQGKLGGQNKFPKLKNDRSVADALRLMLSV